Proteins encoded in a region of the Triplophysa dalaica isolate WHDGS20190420 chromosome 10, ASM1584641v1, whole genome shotgun sequence genome:
- the LOC130430730 gene encoding uncharacterized protein LOC130430730: MSAVQNLLKTIHTFLKRSPVYSSLPMSVLSLGLEKLAELNLSCPCNGWNEGLVTIMFIGPALFLWALMFVLLTPFIYSSKDCKCCSKVKCCTSENILRRNRHICFKAFAHSLFPSIMWVIFLFLDGDYLACSHTTWVGHYVFDQKLNRKWCQPSILANAGNENDLQKKYQKIVGISQVVGYAMLGLFGLLIIIGFWGCYIEISRTKVTDVETEQVEDGMETAGQVEDGMETGGLVEDSMETGGQVEDCMETAGLVEDGMETAGQVEDCMETAGLEEDCMETGGQVKDCIEIAGLLEDVMETAGQVKDCIEIAGLLEDVMETAGQVKDCIEIAGLLEDVMETAGEVKDCIEIDGLLEDVMEIVGQLEDGMEIARQVEDGMETAGKLKDCMGTAGQVEDNIEIAGNVEDGMETAGKVEKDMETAGQVEEDIEIAGQLEDGTETAGKVENDMETAGKLEDNIEIAGSVEDCMETAGKEEDAMETAGQVEDAMETPGQVEDGMETSGKVENDMESAGQVEPEDMGQLETRRLIEVKRLTQDPQGKRSDMQTGAHSSAQDPQDEVEDNIKDECKCCTRCFCQ; encoded by the exons ATGTCTGCAGTGCAAAATCTTTTAAAGACTATCCacacatttctgaaacgttCTCCAGTTTACAGCTCTCTCCCAATGAGTGTCTTGTCACTTGGACTGGAGAAGTTGGCGGAACTGAATCTATCATGCCCATGCAATGGTTGGAATGAAGGGCTAGTAACAATCATGTTTATTGGACCTGCTTTATTTTTGTGGGCATTAATGTTTGTCCTGTTAACCCCATTCATATACTCCTCTAAGGACTGTAAATGTTGTTCAAAAGTTAAATGTTGTActtcagaaaatattttaagaaggAATAGGCATATATGTTTCAAAGCTTTTGCACATAGTCTGTTTCCTTCTAttatgtgggtcattttcttgtTTCTTGATGGCGATTATCTGGCTTGTTCCCATACAACTTGGGTAGGACATTATGTTTTTGATCAAAAGCTAAACAGAAAGTGGTGTCAACCATCTATCCTTGCCAATGCTGGTAATGAGAATGATTTACAAAAGAAGTATCAGAAGATTGTCGGAATATCTCAG GTGGTAGGTTATGCAATGCTCGGTTTATTTGGATTGCTGATAATTATAGGTTTCTGGGGATGCTACATTGAAATATCTAGGACTAAAGTGACTGACGTGGAGACTGAACAAGTAGAGGATGGCATGGAGACTGCTGGACAAGTAGAGGATGGCATGGAGACTGGTGGATTAGTAGAGGATAGCATGGAGACCGGTGGACAAGTAGAGGATTGCATGGAGACTGCTGGACTAGTTGAGGATGGCATGGAGACTGCTGGACAAGTAGAGGATTGCATGGAGACTGCTGGACTAGAAGAGGATTGCATGGAGACTGGTGGACAAGTAAAGGATTGCATTGAGATTGCTGGACTACTGGAGGATGTTATGGAGACTGCTGGACAAGTAAAGGATTGCATTGAGATTGCTGGACTACTGGAGGATGTTATGGAGACTGCTGGACAAGTAAAGGATTGCATTGAGATTGCTGGACTACTAGAGGATGTTATGGAGACTGCTGGAGAAGTAAAGGATTGCATTGAGATTGATGGACTACTAGAGGATGTTATGGAGATTGTTGGACAATTAGAGGATGGCATGGAGATTGCTAGACAAGTAGAGGATGGCATGGAGACTGCAGGAAAACTAAAGGATTGTATGGGGACTGCTGGACAAGTAGAGGATAACATTGAGATTGCTGGAAATGTAGAGGATGGCATGGAGACTGCTGGGAAAGTAGAGAAGGACATGGAGACTGCTGGACAAGTAGAGGAGGACATTGAGATAGCTGGACAACTAGAGGATGGCACGGAGACTGCTGGAAAAGTAGAGAATGACATGGAGACTGCTGGAAAACTAGAGGATAACATTGAGATTGCTGGAAGTGTAGAGGATTGCATGGAGACTGCTGGAAAAGAAGAGGATGCCATGGAGACAGCTGGACAAGTAGAGGATGCCATGGAGACTCCTGGACAAGTAGAAGATGGCATGGAGACTTCTGGAAAAGTAGAGAATGACATGGAGAGTGCTGGACAAGTAGAGCCTGAGGATATGGGACAATTAGAGACTCGAAGGCTGATTGAGGTAAAGCGTCTCACACAAGATCCACAGGGAAAGAGAAGTGACATGCAGACTGGTGCACACTCTAGTGCACAAGATCCACAGGATGAAGTAGAGGATAACATTAAGGATGAGTGTAAGTGTTGTACTCGCTGTTTTTGTCAATAA